In one window of Campylobacter coli DNA:
- a CDS encoding acetate kinase, whose protein sequence is MKILVLNSGSSSIKFKFFDDKVVKASGLVEKIGEEKSKVILKNALNDEKFERELPIKNHEHGLQIVNELFKESGILEDLNALDGCGHRIVHGGRNLSEHCLVDDYVLKEIDRVSIFAPLHNPAHLAGIKTMMKAAPNVKNTVIFDTAFHRTMPDFAYMYALPYDFYDKHNIRRYGFHGTSHAFVSARAAKLLGKDKEDLNAISAHLGNGASVCAIEGGKSIDTSMGFTPLEGLVMGTRCGDLDPAILPFISNLKGLTIEEIDTLLNKKSGLYGICGSNDFRDIGAKIEQGDDRARLAFDMFCYRLLKYIGAYFTVLPRTDAIIFTGGIGENAASVRQKVCERLSHLGVELDIGLNNEKSSCERMISTANSKVKIFIIPTDEELEIARITEELINKS, encoded by the coding sequence AGCTAGTGGTTTGGTGGAAAAAATTGGAGAAGAAAAATCAAAAGTTATACTAAAAAATGCTTTAAATGATGAAAAATTTGAAAGAGAACTTCCTATAAAAAATCACGAACATGGTTTACAAATTGTCAATGAGCTTTTTAAAGAATCTGGAATTTTAGAAGATTTAAATGCGCTAGATGGCTGTGGTCATCGTATAGTGCATGGGGGAAGAAATTTAAGCGAGCATTGTTTGGTTGATGATTATGTATTAAAAGAAATTGATAGAGTTAGTATTTTTGCGCCTTTGCATAATCCTGCGCATTTAGCGGGCATTAAAACGATGATGAAGGCTGCGCCTAATGTTAAAAATACAGTGATTTTTGATACAGCATTTCATCGTACTATGCCTGATTTTGCTTATATGTATGCTTTACCTTATGATTTTTATGATAAGCACAATATAAGAAGATATGGTTTTCATGGTACTTCTCATGCTTTTGTAAGTGCTAGAGCTGCTAAATTGCTTGGAAAAGACAAAGAAGATTTAAATGCAATTTCAGCACATCTTGGAAATGGTGCAAGTGTTTGTGCTATTGAAGGAGGTAAAAGTATAGATACTTCTATGGGTTTTACTCCTCTTGAAGGTCTTGTTATGGGAACTCGCTGTGGTGATTTAGATCCAGCAATTTTACCATTTATCAGTAATCTTAAGGGCTTAACAATAGAGGAAATCGACACTTTGCTTAATAAAAAAAGCGGACTTTATGGAATTTGCGGTTCTAATGATTTTAGAGATATAGGAGCGAAAATAGAGCAAGGCGATGATAGAGCGCGTTTGGCTTTTGATATGTTTTGTTACCGCCTTTTAAAATATATAGGGGCTTATTTTACGGTTTTACCTAGAACGGATGCTATTATATTTACAGGTGGTATAGGTGAAAATGCCGCTTCGGTTCGCCAAAAAGTTTGCGAAAGATTATCTCATCTTGGTGTCGAACTTGATATAGGATTAAATAATGAAAAATCAAGCTGTGAAAGAATGATTAGCACCGCTAATTCTAAAGTAAAGATTTTTATCATTCCTACAGATGAAGAGCTTGAGATTGCTAGAATTACAGAAGAGTTGATAAACAAAAGCTAA